One genomic window of Vibrio ziniensis includes the following:
- a CDS encoding DUF4376 domain-containing protein, translated as MKFETLAQVPEPIRQFYHEDIRHEPTGNKVSESYTYQDESGQDISAERLVDEYADVIYVVINVRHDLKSWSDVELAKARSTYETTRYFIEKAYESDLWAFHDAYLAWLESEPSLDDEESQELAEAAVTAWLELEPVNEVTSLESSLGKYHQELAKQYRESVIEGNIVVYDAEWQIDKEGRDNMNEAIAYADRTGLLGDTSRGWILADNTLRETTVDELRGVLNAYAERLGQVFEAYAVWRDGDKLEKFEF; from the coding sequence ATGAAATTTGAAACCTTGGCTCAAGTTCCAGAGCCAATTCGCCAGTTTTACCACGAAGATATTCGTCACGAGCCAACAGGTAATAAAGTCTCGGAAAGTTACACTTACCAGGATGAATCTGGGCAGGACATTTCTGCAGAGCGTTTGGTGGATGAATACGCCGATGTAATTTATGTGGTTATCAACGTTCGTCATGATTTGAAGTCTTGGTCTGATGTTGAGTTAGCCAAAGCTCGATCAACGTACGAAACTACTCGCTACTTTATCGAAAAAGCGTATGAAAGCGATTTATGGGCATTCCATGATGCTTATCTGGCGTGGCTTGAGAGTGAACCCTCTCTCGATGATGAAGAGTCTCAAGAACTGGCCGAAGCGGCTGTCACAGCTTGGCTTGAATTAGAGCCAGTGAATGAAGTAACTAGCTTAGAAAGTTCGCTGGGCAAGTATCACCAGGAGCTGGCAAAGCAGTACCGCGAATCCGTCATCGAAGGGAACATCGTTGTTTATGATGCTGAGTGGCAGATAGATAAAGAAGGCCGCGACAACATGAACGAAGCGATAGCCTACGCAGACCGAACGGGTTTATTAGGAGACACGTCAAGAGGTTGGATCCTTGCTGATAACACTCTGCGTGAAACCACGGTTGATGAGTTGCGTGGAGTTCTTAATGCTTACGCTGAGCGTTTGGGGCAAGTGTTTGAGGCGTATGCAGTATGGAGAGATGGAGACAAGTTAGAGAAATTTGAATTCTAG
- a CDS encoding trypsin-like serine protease, whose protein sequence is MKFKKSFSCLFFSILSSNVVAVEYGTAVTEAQYEAMNYVVNIATEQGTCGAQLIAGQWLITARHCTPSWDADDSGVKSDDLAVTGDTFNIVVYQGVGGALGFYNDISSRVVYQGSAELYTMGAKEEALAVMETIWEESGIETKLTSIFNYGSISTGTIVEVPYTYSEVGVSFSDVTYSDLALIKLSNPIAYQSTLKLGVISDLTELSKSVPSSMVGIDEWSNSQNINVDQSFTFFGWGRNENSETVYQMHYGTQTVTKVPMNVSCSYYVELVVDGWPEYSRYDCKQEAYDEFTSLEGFSSYLPNLSVSLQTWLKAAGDDGMSGDSGTAVLLDNTMYGVVSSGAYGLSTSYQSLESQMDWILGQINALNVPTKMEFLNSDNVTTFDVEVQNLSKTEEALDIAVSDSNVTLDTSDCPETLGSLESCKVTVTIGDDADVSEFTIQFNQQTNTTVSFVEKYTGQTWDDLYGGDDDSTDDGDSDDSDDDTDTDNGGDTDNGDSGDDTAGDSGSSAGGSSGGSTGTLSVLALFAACVLRRKAQKA, encoded by the coding sequence ATGAAATTTAAGAAGTCGTTTAGTTGTCTATTCTTTTCTATTTTGTCATCAAACGTAGTAGCTGTTGAGTACGGCACTGCTGTTACTGAAGCGCAATATGAAGCAATGAATTACGTTGTGAACATTGCGACAGAGCAGGGTACTTGTGGAGCTCAATTAATTGCAGGTCAATGGTTAATCACAGCTCGTCACTGTACTCCGTCTTGGGATGCAGATGACAGCGGTGTAAAATCAGATGATTTAGCGGTCACTGGTGACACTTTTAACATTGTTGTATACCAAGGTGTTGGCGGTGCGTTAGGTTTTTATAACGACATCAGCTCTCGTGTTGTCTACCAAGGTAGTGCAGAGTTATACACTATGGGTGCAAAGGAAGAAGCCCTAGCTGTAATGGAAACTATTTGGGAGGAATCTGGGATTGAGACCAAATTAACCTCAATATTCAATTACGGCAGTATTTCAACGGGAACCATCGTCGAAGTACCTTACACATACAGTGAAGTGGGAGTTAGCTTTAGTGATGTTACTTACTCAGACCTTGCTTTGATTAAGTTATCGAATCCTATTGCTTACCAAAGTACTTTAAAATTAGGTGTTATTTCTGACTTAACAGAACTTTCTAAGTCAGTGCCTAGTTCCATGGTAGGTATCGATGAATGGTCTAATTCACAAAATATCAATGTAGACCAATCCTTTACTTTTTTTGGGTGGGGTCGCAATGAGAACAGTGAAACTGTATACCAGATGCATTATGGCACACAAACAGTAACCAAAGTGCCAATGAATGTAAGTTGTAGCTATTATGTCGAGTTAGTTGTAGATGGGTGGCCCGAATACTCAAGGTACGATTGCAAACAAGAGGCATATGATGAATTTACTTCATTAGAAGGCTTTAGCTCATACTTACCGAACCTATCCGTAAGCCTACAAACATGGCTTAAAGCGGCAGGGGATGATGGTATGAGTGGTGACAGTGGCACTGCGGTACTACTTGATAACACCATGTACGGTGTGGTTTCGTCAGGTGCGTATGGTCTATCAACTAGTTACCAAAGTCTCGAATCTCAGATGGATTGGATTCTCGGTCAAATCAACGCTTTGAACGTCCCGACTAAGATGGAGTTCCTAAACAGCGATAACGTAACCACGTTCGATGTAGAGGTACAAAACTTGTCAAAAACGGAAGAAGCTTTAGATATTGCCGTATCTGACTCAAACGTGACACTTGATACTAGTGACTGTCCTGAGACATTAGGCAGCTTGGAATCTTGCAAAGTAACAGTAACTATTGGTGATGATGCAGATGTTTCGGAATTTACTATTCAGTTTAATCAACAGACCAATACAACCGTAAGCTTCGTGGAAAAATACACGGGCCAAACTTGGGACGACTTATACGGCGGCGATGACGACTCTACGGATGATGGTGATTCAGATGATTCAGATGATGATACCGATACAGACAATGGAGGCGACACCGACAACGGTGACTCAGGTGATGATACTGCGGGAGACAGCGGCTCAAGTGCTGGTGGTAGCAGCGGCGGTTCTACAGGAACTTTAAGCGTACTAGCATTATTTGCTGCATGTGTTTTACGTCGTAAAGCGCAAAAAGCCTAG
- a CDS encoding Fic/DOC family protein has protein sequence MRDKYGSGEDKYCYPDTDVLVNLLNIHDAVELSEAEIEFTTERYRSYESNIEELQQLNFPHLKYLHFYLFQDIYSWAGKTREVDISKGTTRFCTFTRIEPEANKLFQTISNLEHASSHEEFIHQLADLFCELNLLHPFREGNGRALRFFFEEMVFILGYEIHWPQITEQDWIDANIAGVNLNLNPLLNIFTQAVARMR, from the coding sequence ATGCGCGATAAGTATGGCTCAGGTGAAGATAAGTACTGTTATCCAGACACAGACGTTTTAGTCAATCTTCTTAATATACATGATGCAGTAGAGCTATCTGAAGCCGAAATTGAGTTTACTACCGAACGGTATCGTTCTTACGAAAGTAACATAGAAGAACTGCAACAACTGAATTTTCCCCACCTTAAATATCTACATTTTTACCTATTTCAAGACATTTACTCTTGGGCTGGAAAAACGAGAGAAGTGGACATCTCCAAAGGTACGACTCGTTTTTGCACTTTTACAAGAATTGAACCGGAAGCAAATAAGCTATTCCAAACGATTTCCAACCTTGAACATGCTTCCTCCCACGAAGAATTCATACATCAACTAGCGGATTTATTTTGTGAACTCAATCTGCTTCATCCATTTAGAGAAGGTAACGGTCGTGCCTTAAGATTCTTTTTTGAGGAAATGGTCTTCATCCTTGGATATGAAATCCACTGGCCACAAATTACAGAACAAGATTGGATCGACGCCAATATAGCTGGTGTGAATTTGAACCTAAATCCGCTACTCAATATATTTACTCAAGCTGTAGCCAGAATGCGCTGA
- a CDS encoding DUF4250 domain-containing protein, with protein MDLSNVNKLDSIILLGIVNEKLRLECDSLDELVSTYEMDVENVVGKLSHLGFRYDPLTNQFKSSGR; from the coding sequence ATGGATCTGAGCAACGTTAATAAACTGGACAGTATTATTCTCTTAGGGATAGTGAACGAGAAGTTACGCTTAGAGTGTGACAGTTTGGATGAACTGGTTTCTACCTATGAGATGGATGTTGAAAACGTGGTTGGTAAATTAAGCCATCTCGGCTTTCGTTATGATCCTTTAACCAACCAATTCAAATCTTCAGGTCGCTAA
- the metR gene encoding HTH-type transcriptional regulator MetR, with protein sequence MIELKHLRTIASLRDTGSLTSTATSLHLTQSALSHQIKDLEARLGGQLFLRKTRPVKFTSEGEILLKLADDILPKIAKAENELASLKEDVNGRLHMAIECHSCFQWLMPALREYQVAWPSVALDFSSGFGFEPLPALLAGELDLVITSDILPRSEVHYEPLFDFEMRLITATNHPLASKEWIEPEDLVDQTLLSYPVQKQRLDVVKHFLQPAGVEPAKWKQADNTLMLVQMVSAGLGVAALPNWAISEFSRQGLITSKPLGNGLWRRLFAAVRNSEKEKRYLQTFFATARQQCKSHLEGIKMA encoded by the coding sequence ATGATAGAGCTAAAACATTTACGCACGATTGCGTCGCTACGTGACACTGGGTCATTGACGTCCACTGCAACATCACTACATTTAACTCAATCAGCTCTTTCTCATCAGATCAAAGATCTTGAAGCGAGGCTAGGAGGACAACTTTTCCTACGAAAAACCCGCCCGGTTAAGTTCACATCCGAAGGTGAAATTCTGCTTAAACTGGCGGATGACATTTTGCCGAAAATTGCAAAAGCTGAGAATGAACTAGCAAGCTTAAAAGAAGATGTGAACGGCAGACTGCATATGGCGATTGAATGCCACTCCTGTTTCCAGTGGCTTATGCCTGCGTTAAGAGAATATCAAGTTGCGTGGCCAAGTGTTGCTTTAGACTTTTCCTCTGGTTTTGGTTTTGAACCTTTACCCGCCTTATTAGCGGGTGAACTGGATTTAGTGATTACCTCCGACATCCTTCCGCGTTCAGAAGTACACTATGAGCCGCTGTTTGATTTTGAAATGCGCTTAATCACCGCAACTAACCACCCTCTTGCAAGCAAAGAATGGATTGAGCCAGAAGACTTGGTGGATCAAACGTTGTTAAGCTACCCAGTACAGAAACAACGTTTAGATGTAGTAAAGCACTTCCTGCAGCCAGCTGGTGTAGAACCAGCTAAGTGGAAACAAGCAGACAATACGTTGATGCTCGTACAAATGGTCTCAGCAGGTTTAGGGGTCGCAGCTTTACCTAATTGGGCAATCAGTGAATTTTCGCGCCAAGGATTGATTACCAGTAAACCGCTCGGTAACGGCTTATGGCGACGATTATTTGCAGCCGTACGTAATAGTGAAAAAGAAAAACGTTACTTACAAACGTTTTTCGCAACCGCAAGACAGCAATGCAAAAGCCACCTTGAAGGGATCAAGATGGCTTAA